A genomic region of Numida meleagris isolate 19003 breed g44 Domestic line unplaced genomic scaffold, NumMel1.0 unplaced_Scaffold997, whole genome shotgun sequence contains the following coding sequences:
- the LOC110392103 gene encoding histone-lysine N-methyltransferase SETD2-like, which yields MNPHFLLLSFSLPSLQSSKKPKTAEADTSSELAKKSKEVFRKEMSQFIVQCLNPYRKPDCKVGRITTTEDFKHLARKLTHGVMNKELKYCKNPEDLECNENVKHKTKEYIKKYMQKFGAIYKPKEDTDLE from the exons ATGAATCCCCATTTTCTCCTCCTATCgttttctctcccctccctccagTCTTCCAAAAAGCCCAAGACCGCGGAAGCAGACACGTCGAGCGAGCTTGCCAAGAAGAGCAAGGAAGTCTTCAGGAAAGAG ATGTCCCAGTTCATCGTGCAGTGCCTGAACCCCTACCGCAAACCTGACTGCAAGGTCGGCCGGATCACCACCACCGAGGACTTCAAGCACCTGGCCCGCAAG CTGACGCACGGCGTCATGAACAAGGAGCTGAAGTACTGCAAGAACCCGGAGGACCTGGAGTGCAACGAGAACGTGAAACACAAAACGAAGGAGTACATCAAGAAATACATGCAGAAATTCGGGGCCATTTACAAACCCAAAGAGGACACGGACTTGGAGTGA